One genomic window of Tenacibaculum tangerinum includes the following:
- a CDS encoding four helix bundle protein → MRNFRSLDIWKEGIEIVKEVYSLSEKLPPEEKFGLKSQITRAAVSIPSNIAEGASRNSEIEFKRFLEISMGSLFEVETQLVIVQELGFVSSEELRLIFELLEKEAKMINSLINKIKANS, encoded by the coding sequence ATGAGAAATTTCAGAAGTTTAGATATTTGGAAGGAAGGAATTGAGATTGTAAAAGAAGTTTACAGTCTTTCAGAAAAATTACCTCCTGAAGAAAAGTTTGGGTTAAAAAGTCAAATAACAAGAGCAGCTGTTTCCATTCCTTCTAATATTGCTGAGGGAGCTAGTAGAAATAGTGAAATTGAATTTAAAAGATTTTTAGAAATTTCTATGGGCTCACTTTTTGAAGTAGAAACCCAACTTGTAATAGTACAAGAGTTAGGTTTTGTTTCCTCAGAAGAATTAAGGCTTATCTTTGAATTGTTAGAAAAAGAAGCTAAGATGATAAATTCATTAATAAACAAAATAAAAGCTAATAGCTAA
- the hemF gene encoding oxygen-dependent coproporphyrinogen oxidase: protein MKEQFYAYIEQLQNTITSKLEEVDGKAKFQEDLWKRAEGGGGRTRVIENGAIFEKGGVNISKVFGELPAALQKQFGVESGDFFACGLSLVIHPKNPFVPTVHANWRYFEMYDGKGNIVTQWFGGGQDLTPYYLFEEDAIHFHTVCKEACDKHHPDFYPKYKETCDTYFWNTHRNEARGLGGLFFDYLKETEAFSMQNRYDFVTEVGNSFLNSYVPIVERRKDITYTQEHKDWQEVRRGRYVEFNLVHDRGTLFGLKTNGRIESILMSLPPTVQWKYNHHPAKGSEEAKLLEVLARPKNWV, encoded by the coding sequence ATGAAAGAACAGTTTTACGCCTATATAGAACAATTACAAAACACCATCACTTCAAAATTAGAAGAAGTTGACGGAAAAGCAAAATTTCAAGAAGATTTATGGAAGCGTGCTGAAGGAGGAGGAGGTAGAACCCGTGTAATTGAAAATGGAGCTATTTTTGAAAAAGGAGGTGTAAACATTTCTAAAGTTTTTGGAGAATTACCAGCAGCATTACAAAAACAATTCGGAGTAGAAAGCGGTGATTTTTTTGCTTGTGGATTGAGTTTAGTAATACATCCGAAGAATCCATTTGTACCAACCGTACACGCTAACTGGCGTTATTTTGAAATGTATGACGGTAAAGGAAATATAGTAACACAATGGTTTGGTGGCGGACAAGATTTAACTCCGTACTATTTATTTGAAGAAGATGCCATACATTTTCATACGGTATGTAAAGAAGCCTGTGATAAGCATCATCCAGATTTTTATCCGAAATACAAAGAAACCTGCGATACTTATTTTTGGAACACACACCGAAATGAAGCACGTGGTTTAGGAGGTTTATTTTTTGACTATTTAAAAGAAACAGAAGCGTTTTCAATGCAAAATCGATATGATTTTGTAACAGAAGTAGGAAATAGCTTTTTAAATTCCTATGTGCCAATTGTTGAAAGAAGAAAAGATATAACTTACACGCAAGAGCATAAAGATTGGCAAGAAGTGCGTCGTGGACGCTATGTGGAGTTTAACTTAGTTCACGATAGAGGTACGTTGTTTGGGTTGAAAACCAACGGACGTATCGAAAGTATTTTAATGAGTTTACCACCAACGGTACAGTGGAAATACAACCACCATCCAGCAAAAGGCTCAGAAGAAGCGAAATTATTAGAGGTGTTGGCTAGGCCTAAAAATTGGGTGTAA
- a CDS encoding EI24 domain-containing protein, producing MVQNITRGIQAYFGAFKMISKLKLWKYFAIPMLISILTAVFIFSMAYSFSDNIGHYIANFWKWEFGKETFEFISTFLSGLIIVVVGLVLYKHIVMALSAPFMSPVSEKIEDHLRGEDHTHRTTSFQEQLIRGIRINLRNLIRELLLTIPILLLGLIPVIGIISTILLFLMQAYYAGFGNMDYTLERHFKYQESIDFVKEHKGLAIGNGIVFMLFLLIPVIGVILVLPLSVTAATTETVKKIQLKKLPK from the coding sequence ATGGTACAAAATATAACAAGAGGAATTCAAGCTTATTTCGGAGCTTTTAAGATGATTTCAAAATTAAAGTTATGGAAGTATTTCGCAATTCCTATGCTTATAAGTATACTCACAGCAGTTTTCATCTTTTCTATGGCATATTCTTTTTCTGATAACATTGGTCATTACATAGCTAACTTCTGGAAATGGGAGTTTGGAAAAGAAACCTTTGAGTTTATCAGTACTTTTTTAAGCGGATTGATTATCGTAGTAGTAGGGTTGGTTTTATACAAACACATTGTCATGGCATTATCAGCACCCTTTATGAGTCCAGTATCAGAAAAAATAGAAGATCATCTAAGAGGAGAAGACCACACACACAGAACAACTTCTTTTCAAGAACAACTTATAAGAGGTATACGAATAAACCTTCGAAATTTAATAAGAGAACTCTTACTAACCATTCCTATCTTATTATTAGGATTGATTCCTGTAATTGGTATTATTTCAACCATATTACTGTTTTTAATGCAAGCATATTATGCAGGATTCGGGAACATGGATTATACACTCGAACGCCATTTTAAGTACCAAGAAAGCATCGATTTTGTAAAAGAACATAAAGGGTTGGCAATAGGAAATGGAATCGTATTTATGCTATTTTTATTAATCCCTGTAATTGGAGTAATTTTGGTACTCCCTTTATCGGTAACAGCTGCCACTACTGAAACCGTTAAGAAAATTCAGTTGAAGAAATTACCAAAATAA
- the hemL gene encoding glutamate-1-semialdehyde 2,1-aminomutase: protein MSFKKSQELYQKGLENLVGAVNSPVRAFASVGGNPLFIKRAKGSKITDVDNNSYIDLVLSYGPMILGHRHKKVEKAIRKALKKGYSFGASTKGEITLAKIVCDAFPGMDKVRFVNSGTEAVLSGIRLARAYTGKDKIIKFAGCYHGHQDALLVAAGSGLATLSLPGSKGVPEGAVKNTLIANYNDLESVKAHFEAHDDIAGVIIEPVAGNMGVVTPQNNFLKELKEYLNTKGALLIVDEVMTGFRSKFGGAQELFNVEADITCLGKVIGGGFPVGAYGARNEIMEMVAPLGGMYQAGTLSGNPIAMAAGISTLTELKKQNPYEKFNEIAQIIEVFLLESAKKYDIAITVNRFGSMINPFFTNVTVTNFEEAQTSDTKKYATFFWEMTKNGIFLPPSQFEAWFLSSALTEKDIQKIANAIDKSMEKVALSC from the coding sequence ATGAGCTTTAAGAAATCACAAGAATTATATCAAAAAGGATTAGAAAACTTAGTAGGTGCGGTAAATTCACCAGTACGTGCATTTGCTTCAGTAGGAGGGAATCCTTTATTCATAAAAAGAGCGAAAGGAAGCAAGATTACAGACGTAGATAATAATTCGTATATCGATTTAGTATTGTCTTACGGTCCAATGATTTTAGGCCATCGCCATAAAAAAGTAGAAAAAGCGATTAGAAAAGCCTTAAAAAAAGGATATTCTTTTGGAGCATCTACCAAAGGAGAGATTACATTAGCAAAAATTGTTTGCGACGCGTTCCCAGGAATGGACAAAGTGCGTTTTGTAAATTCTGGAACAGAGGCGGTATTAAGTGGAATTCGTTTAGCAAGGGCCTATACCGGAAAAGATAAAATCATCAAGTTTGCTGGTTGTTATCACGGTCACCAAGATGCATTGCTAGTAGCAGCAGGTTCTGGTTTAGCAACCTTGAGTTTACCAGGAAGTAAAGGAGTACCAGAAGGAGCCGTAAAAAATACCTTGATAGCGAATTACAACGACTTAGAAAGTGTAAAAGCACATTTTGAAGCGCACGACGATATTGCAGGAGTTATTATAGAGCCAGTAGCAGGTAATATGGGGGTGGTAACACCACAAAATAATTTCTTAAAAGAATTAAAAGAGTATCTAAACACAAAAGGAGCCTTGTTGATTGTCGATGAGGTAATGACAGGTTTCCGCTCTAAATTTGGTGGCGCACAAGAGTTGTTTAATGTAGAGGCAGATATTACCTGTTTAGGAAAGGTAATCGGTGGAGGTTTTCCAGTAGGAGCCTACGGTGCTCGTAATGAAATTATGGAAATGGTGGCTCCGTTAGGAGGCATGTACCAAGCAGGAACGCTGTCGGGAAATCCAATAGCCATGGCAGCGGGAATTTCAACATTAACAGAGTTGAAAAAACAAAATCCGTATGAAAAATTTAATGAGATAGCTCAAATTATAGAAGTATTCTTGTTAGAATCAGCAAAAAAATACGACATAGCAATTACGGTAAATAGATTTGGATCTATGATAAATCCATTTTTTACCAATGTTACCGTAACCAATTTTGAAGAAGCACAAACTTCTGATACAAAGAAATACGCTACTTTTTTCTGGGAAATGACTAAAAACGGGATATTTTTACCACCAAGTCAGTTTGAAGCATGGTTTTTATCATCAGCATTAACAGAAAAAGATATTCAAAAAATAGCAAATGCCATTGATAAGTCGATGGAGAAAGTAGCTCTTAGTTGTTAG
- the hemE gene encoding uroporphyrinogen decarboxylase yields MIKNDLFLRALKGETVDRPPVWMMRQAGRYLPEFMEIRKKYDFFTRCRTPELASEITVQPIRRYGMDAAILFSDILVIPQAMNIEVEMKPNFGPYLPNPVRDKKGLDSVVIPDIHEELGYVMDAIKATKEKLNDEIPLIGFAGSPWTILCYVVQGQGSKNFDKAKEFCFTQPVLAHELLQKITDTTIAYLKEKVKAGVNAVQVFDSWGGMLSPTDYQEFSWQYINQIIEALKEDAPVIAFGKGCWFALNEMAQSNASALGVDWTCSPRNARYLTGGNITLQGNFDPSRLLSPPAEIKKMVHQMINEFGKDKYIVNLGHGILPNIPLENAKAFIDAVKEYKSDR; encoded by the coding sequence ATGATAAAAAACGATTTATTTTTAAGAGCGTTAAAAGGAGAAACCGTAGACCGACCACCAGTGTGGATGATGCGTCAGGCAGGAAGATATTTACCAGAATTTATGGAGATTCGTAAAAAGTATGATTTCTTTACACGTTGTAGAACTCCAGAATTAGCCTCAGAAATTACGGTGCAACCCATTCGCAGATACGGAATGGATGCCGCTATTTTATTTTCAGACATTTTAGTAATTCCACAAGCAATGAATATTGAAGTGGAAATGAAACCTAATTTTGGACCTTATTTACCAAACCCGGTAAGAGATAAAAAGGGACTAGATAGCGTCGTTATTCCTGATATACATGAAGAATTAGGCTATGTAATGGATGCTATTAAAGCAACGAAAGAAAAGTTGAACGACGAAATACCTTTGATAGGTTTTGCGGGGTCTCCGTGGACTATCCTATGCTACGTTGTACAAGGTCAAGGATCTAAGAATTTCGACAAAGCAAAAGAATTTTGTTTCACGCAACCAGTTTTGGCACACGAATTGCTTCAAAAGATAACAGATACCACTATTGCTTATTTAAAAGAGAAGGTAAAAGCAGGTGTGAATGCTGTACAAGTTTTTGATTCTTGGGGAGGGATGTTATCTCCAACAGACTATCAAGAGTTTTCATGGCAATACATCAATCAAATAATAGAAGCATTAAAAGAGGATGCACCAGTAATAGCCTTTGGTAAAGGATGTTGGTTTGCCTTAAATGAAATGGCACAGTCGAATGCCTCAGCTTTAGGAGTAGATTGGACGTGCTCGCCTAGAAATGCTCGTTATTTAACAGGAGGAAATATTACCTTACAAGGTAATTTTGACCCCTCAAGGTTGTTGTCTCCACCAGCAGAAATAAAAAAGATGGTACACCAAATGATTAATGAGTTTGGTAAAGACAAATATATTGTTAACTTGGGGCATGGAATTTTACCCAATATTCCGTTAGAAAATGCAAAAGCATTTATCGATGCGGTTAAAGAGTATAAATCCGACAGATAA
- a CDS encoding TlpA family protein disulfide reductase, whose product MNKLFFVLMCFLTGITFSQNKTYYNFAVNNCVEESAEVLIYKCIKGSYLLNYNFTTMESETVSTDKIKKPIVLIANATWSAPCWGDVPTLNKMVEKYHNKLEFIVIFWDKEAKVKRMAEKLDDRIKLIPAREIDKVKKGYLDISGFVHKLDYPTAYLIDKQKQFVNVKRGAATPTKEVGWDEVNEINTKNFEDFLSPILN is encoded by the coding sequence ATGAATAAATTATTTTTTGTTTTAATGTGTTTTTTAACAGGCATTACTTTCTCACAAAATAAAACGTATTACAATTTTGCAGTTAATAATTGTGTAGAAGAAAGTGCAGAAGTTTTAATTTACAAGTGTATTAAAGGTTCTTACTTACTAAATTACAATTTTACTACAATGGAAAGTGAAACAGTAAGTACAGACAAGATTAAAAAGCCAATCGTACTTATTGCTAATGCAACTTGGTCTGCTCCTTGTTGGGGAGATGTACCAACGTTAAATAAAATGGTAGAAAAATACCACAATAAACTAGAATTTATCGTAATATTCTGGGATAAAGAGGCAAAAGTGAAAAGAATGGCCGAAAAGTTAGATGACAGAATTAAGTTGATACCCGCAAGAGAAATTGATAAAGTAAAGAAAGGATATTTAGATATTAGTGGTTTTGTTCATAAGCTAGATTATCCAACAGCCTACTTAATTGATAAGCAGAAGCAATTCGTAAATGTTAAAAGAGGAGCCGCAACCCCAACAAAAGAAGTAGGTTGGGATGAAGTGAATGAAATAAATACAAAGAATTTTGAAGATTTCTTATCTCCAATATTAAACTAA
- a CDS encoding DEAD/DEAH box helicase family protein: MSITIANLDFLFDWRPYQAKVLENFSIHINDNHFHIVAPPGSGKTILGIEIVKRIGKKTLVLAPTLTIRNQWEDRLQNFFTTDCNFTQISFDIKHPSDITFSTYQALHSFYKSFETKEAYYNFFKKHQIEVLLLDEAHHLKNAWWKCLFDLKEQHLQTVVALTATPPYDSENAEIQKYFKLCGEIDDEIVVPDLVKEHNLCPHQDVVFLSKPEDQEINFITHFRLKIAEFVADILNDTEFISFLKQHRFYAKTEENLEEIYKDTDFFSSLLIFLHEAKETIPFEKLEVLGFDTNETIEFPSITNEWIQILFQYLLVTDRNNLIEHEAYLDILEKRLRKLAVFSKNKVNLVGNDLLYKSLSNSPSKLKSITTIVQQEQHNLQDDLRCVILSDYIRKEYLNCSHSEIKEIKKLGVVPIFHHVRTALKNKNNVAVLTGSLVIIHSSTIAKLGLIDAIDNYNYTPLKSDTEFVILSNTNAAKRTIVETITQLFELGHIKVLVGTQSLLGEGWDAPSINSLILASVVGSFVTSNQMRGRAIRVDRKNPNKVGLIWHLACIDTSDESGGRDFEILARRFNAFLGISNDDEAIISNGIERLHLPSNFIDEDIQQQNNKTLELSKNRNLIAQRWKSAISNGKGIVKELTFYTKRNKQFPKQKRVYYQDIVKYTIGEIIIGLSFFIPEFIIRNLNILLHKGVVYFLFALLSTLGLTFGYKIYKSAQLYAYFGLIHKKIDKMATAVLKSLYTLNHVNTPLNEIKIETNLLAMGNVSCTIHGANRYESSLFIKALNELLQPIDNPKYLLIKSNWFRRKLKLHHFFPVPEIFGVRKKECQVFHSNWNKYLGSSKLVYTRTIEGRKLLLKARLFHIHNVNNKLTKKNIIWK; encoded by the coding sequence TTGAGCATCACTATTGCTAATCTTGATTTCTTATTCGACTGGAGACCTTATCAAGCTAAGGTGTTAGAAAATTTTTCTATACATATAAATGATAATCATTTTCATATCGTTGCGCCACCTGGTTCTGGAAAAACCATTTTAGGGATAGAAATTGTTAAAAGAATCGGTAAAAAAACATTGGTTTTAGCCCCTACTTTAACTATTAGAAATCAGTGGGAAGACCGATTACAAAACTTTTTTACTACCGATTGTAATTTCACACAAATTTCATTTGACATTAAGCATCCTTCTGATATTACCTTTTCTACATACCAGGCTTTACACAGTTTTTATAAGTCTTTTGAAACTAAAGAAGCTTATTACAACTTCTTTAAAAAGCATCAAATAGAAGTTTTGTTATTAGATGAAGCGCATCATTTGAAAAATGCTTGGTGGAAATGTTTGTTTGATTTGAAAGAGCAGCACCTACAAACCGTTGTTGCTTTAACCGCTACTCCACCATACGATAGTGAAAACGCAGAAATTCAGAAGTATTTTAAACTATGTGGAGAAATTGACGATGAAATTGTAGTTCCTGATTTAGTAAAAGAACACAATCTTTGTCCGCATCAAGATGTCGTTTTTCTGTCGAAGCCAGAAGACCAAGAAATTAATTTCATTACCCATTTTCGATTAAAAATAGCTGAGTTTGTTGCTGATATTTTAAACGATACAGAGTTCATATCTTTTCTGAAGCAACATCGGTTTTACGCTAAAACTGAAGAAAATTTAGAAGAAATCTATAAGGATACTGATTTCTTTTCTTCACTATTAATTTTCTTACACGAAGCAAAAGAAACCATTCCTTTTGAAAAGTTAGAAGTATTGGGTTTTGATACAAATGAAACTATTGAATTTCCTTCAATTACGAATGAATGGATTCAAATTTTGTTCCAATACTTGTTAGTGACTGATCGCAATAACCTTATAGAACATGAAGCTTATCTTGATATTTTAGAAAAAAGACTTCGAAAATTAGCTGTGTTCAGTAAGAATAAAGTCAATTTAGTAGGAAATGACCTTTTGTACAAATCATTAAGCAATAGTCCAAGTAAACTAAAAAGTATTACCACCATAGTGCAACAAGAGCAACACAATTTACAAGACGATCTGCGTTGTGTTATTTTATCTGACTATATTAGAAAGGAATATTTGAATTGTTCTCATTCAGAAATCAAAGAAATTAAAAAACTAGGGGTTGTTCCTATTTTTCATCATGTTAGAACCGCTTTAAAAAACAAAAATAATGTAGCGGTACTTACTGGTAGTTTAGTTATTATTCATAGCAGTACGATTGCCAAACTTGGTTTGATTGATGCTATTGACAATTACAATTATACTCCTTTAAAGTCGGATACTGAGTTTGTAATTCTTTCCAATACAAATGCTGCTAAACGCACTATAGTAGAAACTATTACGCAACTTTTTGAGCTTGGCCATATCAAGGTTTTAGTTGGTACACAATCGTTACTGGGTGAAGGGTGGGATGCCCCGTCAATCAACAGTTTAATTTTGGCTTCGGTTGTGGGCTCATTTGTTACTTCTAATCAAATGCGCGGTCGTGCAATTAGAGTAGATAGAAAAAACCCTAATAAAGTGGGCTTAATTTGGCATTTGGCATGTATTGATACTTCGGATGAATCTGGAGGACGAGATTTTGAGATTCTTGCTCGTCGTTTCAATGCTTTTTTAGGGATTTCTAATGACGATGAAGCTATTATTTCTAATGGAATTGAGCGTCTACATCTTCCTTCAAATTTTATTGATGAGGATATTCAACAACAAAACAACAAGACTTTAGAACTTTCTAAAAACAGAAATCTCATTGCTCAACGATGGAAAAGTGCCATCAGCAATGGAAAAGGAATCGTTAAAGAGTTGACTTTTTATACTAAAAGAAACAAACAATTTCCAAAACAAAAAAGGGTCTATTATCAAGATATTGTAAAGTATACCATTGGTGAAATTATTATTGGATTGTCTTTTTTTATCCCTGAGTTTATCATTAGAAACTTGAATATCTTATTACATAAAGGAGTGGTGTACTTCTTATTTGCTCTACTATCTACCTTGGGATTGACTTTCGGCTACAAAATTTATAAATCTGCTCAATTATATGCATACTTCGGATTGATTCACAAGAAAATAGATAAAATGGCCACAGCAGTTTTAAAGTCTCTTTATACGTTAAATCACGTAAATACACCTTTAAACGAGATAAAAATTGAAACCAACTTATTAGCTATGGGAAATGTTTCTTGTACTATTCACGGAGCGAACAGGTATGAAAGCAGCTTATTCATAAAGGCTTTAAATGAGTTGCTACAACCAATTGACAACCCTAAATATTTACTAATCAAATCAAATTGGTTTCGAAGAAAATTAAAGTTACATCACTTTTTTCCTGTTCCAGAAATTTTTGGTGTTCGTAAAAAAGAATGTCAAGTTTTTCATTCTAATTGGAACAAGTATCTTGGTTCCTCTAAGTTGGTATATACTCGAACTATAGAGGGAAGGAAACTGTTACTAAAAGCACGTCTTTTCCATATTCATAATGTGAATAATAAGCTTACTAAGAAAAATATTATTTGGAAATAA